In Horticoccus luteus, the following proteins share a genomic window:
- a CDS encoding amidohydrolase: protein MTATLRPLLFLCATSVLAAAPTPALRQLVAEKVAADYPALDAFYQDLHAHPELSLQEARTAQKLAAELRAAGCDVTENFGGHGLVALLKNGPGPTLLLRTDLDALPVAEETGLPYASAARATDPTGREVPVMHACGHDIHMTVLAGTARELAALREHWSGTVLFIGQPAEERGLGARDMLAAGLYQKFPRPDFAIAEHDSASLPVGTVAVSPGAVMANVDWVEITVRGRGGHGAYPQMTKDPVVLAARIVLALQTIVSRETSPIDPCVVTVGSIHGGAKANVIPDEVKLSLTLRSYSPAVRDHTIAAIQRICRGEGIAAGLPDDLLPLVNTAADVPTPATRNDPALTQRVHDALAAWLGADRVVPFTPEMGGEDFSRFGLTDEHVPLCLFRVGAVAPEKIAESQRTGIPLPSLHSSKFAPVPEPTIKTGITAMTATVLELLTPVISPANSRS, encoded by the coding sequence ATGACCGCCACCCTCCGCCCGCTGCTGTTTCTGTGCGCCACCTCCGTCCTCGCGGCCGCGCCCACGCCGGCCTTGCGTCAGCTCGTCGCCGAAAAGGTCGCCGCCGATTACCCCGCCCTCGATGCCTTCTATCAAGACCTTCACGCGCACCCCGAGCTCTCCCTCCAGGAAGCCCGCACCGCCCAAAAACTCGCCGCCGAACTCCGCGCCGCGGGTTGCGACGTCACGGAAAACTTTGGCGGCCATGGCCTCGTCGCCCTCCTGAAAAACGGTCCCGGCCCCACGCTCCTCCTCCGCACCGATCTCGACGCGCTGCCCGTCGCCGAAGAAACCGGCCTCCCTTACGCGAGCGCGGCGCGCGCCACCGATCCCACCGGCCGCGAGGTCCCCGTCATGCACGCCTGCGGCCACGATATCCACATGACCGTCCTCGCCGGCACCGCGCGCGAACTCGCCGCGTTGCGCGAACACTGGTCGGGCACCGTGCTCTTCATCGGCCAACCCGCCGAGGAACGCGGCCTCGGCGCCCGCGATATGCTCGCCGCCGGCCTCTATCAAAAATTCCCCCGCCCCGATTTCGCCATCGCCGAGCACGACAGCGCCAGCCTACCCGTCGGCACCGTCGCCGTTTCGCCCGGCGCCGTCATGGCCAACGTCGATTGGGTCGAGATCACCGTTCGCGGCCGCGGCGGCCATGGCGCCTATCCGCAAATGACGAAAGATCCCGTCGTCCTCGCCGCCCGCATCGTCCTCGCACTCCAGACCATCGTCAGCCGGGAGACCTCGCCCATCGATCCGTGCGTCGTGACCGTCGGCTCCATCCACGGCGGCGCGAAAGCCAACGTCATTCCGGACGAAGTGAAACTCTCCCTCACCCTTCGCTCGTATTCCCCCGCCGTGCGCGACCACACGATCGCGGCCATCCAACGCATCTGCCGCGGCGAAGGCATCGCCGCCGGCCTGCCCGACGACCTGCTGCCCCTCGTCAACACGGCCGCCGACGTGCCCACGCCCGCGACCCGCAACGACCCCGCACTCACCCAACGGGTCCACGACGCCCTCGCCGCGTGGCTCGGCGCCGATCGCGTGGTGCCGTTCACGCCGGAAATGGGCGGCGAGGACTTCAGCCGCTTCGGCCTCACCGACGAACACGTTCCCCTCTGCCTCTTCCGCGTCGGCGCCGTCGCCCCGGAAAAAATCGCTGAAAGCCAACGCACCGGCATCCCGCTCCCCTCGCTGCACTCCAGCAAATTCGCTCCCGTGCCGGAGCCCACGATCAAGACCGGCATCACCGCCATGACCGCCACGGTCCTTGAACTGCTTACTCCCGTCATCTCCCCCGCCAACTCTCGCTCATGA
- a CDS encoding phosphatase PAP2 family protein, which yields MKSRFFPAVFALAVILLPVVRGQGSAMAEQAVGMRAPHEFADVSTLEWSKLVPPPPAAESLAAEGDLYSVLQMQAARTPEQIEWAQLVEKGDVFALFGAEGLLGPDFSRENFPALDALLHQLTAELQPIKQVVKEKYQRARPFLADVAVEPCVQRPDSDSYPSGHAFNAHVWARVLAEIFPEQRAALIARADYIGWGRVIGGVHFPTDLVAGRRLAVAVMAREMKNPAFREAIEACRAEAAKLKTKKAA from the coding sequence GTGAAATCCCGTTTCTTCCCCGCGGTGTTCGCTTTGGCGGTTATTTTGCTCCCGGTCGTGCGCGGCCAGGGGAGCGCGATGGCGGAGCAGGCGGTGGGGATGCGGGCGCCGCACGAGTTTGCGGACGTGAGCACGCTCGAATGGAGCAAGCTCGTGCCGCCGCCGCCGGCGGCGGAATCGCTGGCGGCCGAGGGCGATCTTTACTCGGTGCTGCAGATGCAGGCGGCGCGGACGCCGGAGCAAATCGAGTGGGCGCAGCTCGTGGAGAAGGGCGATGTGTTCGCGTTGTTCGGCGCGGAGGGATTGCTGGGGCCGGATTTTTCGAGGGAAAACTTTCCGGCGCTCGACGCGTTGCTGCACCAGCTCACGGCGGAGTTGCAGCCGATCAAGCAGGTGGTGAAGGAAAAGTATCAACGCGCCCGACCCTTTCTCGCGGACGTGGCGGTCGAGCCGTGTGTGCAGCGGCCCGACAGCGATTCGTATCCGAGCGGGCATGCGTTCAATGCGCATGTGTGGGCGCGCGTGCTGGCGGAGATTTTTCCCGAGCAGCGGGCGGCGTTGATCGCGCGGGCCGATTACATCGGTTGGGGCCGCGTGATCGGCGGCGTGCATTTCCCGACGGATCTCGTCGCGGGCCGCCGACTGGCGGTGGCGGTGATGGCGCGGGAAATGAAGAATCCGGCGTTTCGCGAAGCGATCGAGGCGTGTCGCGCCGAGGCGGCGAAGTTGAAGACCAAGAAAGCCGCTTAA
- a CDS encoding YybH family protein — MNRRALVCALAFAPAAIVAAAHAAAPAAPAAAPAQRSPAATATDPTADITALLTAQTDAWNRGDIDTFMATYAHTDALRFASADHVTYGWQATRDRYHERYPDRAAMGHLTFSDLVVTRLADDAAIVFGRWQLTRAADAPHGLFTLTVRKTPEGWRIFQDHTSSALP, encoded by the coding sequence ATGAACCGCCGCGCCCTCGTCTGCGCTCTCGCCTTCGCCCCTGCGGCCATCGTCGCCGCCGCTCATGCCGCGGCGCCCGCTGCACCCGCCGCGGCTCCCGCCCAACGCTCCCCGGCCGCCACCGCGACCGATCCCACCGCCGACATCACCGCGCTCCTCACGGCGCAGACGGACGCGTGGAATCGCGGCGACATCGATACGTTCATGGCCACCTACGCGCACACCGACGCCCTCCGCTTCGCGTCCGCCGATCACGTCACCTACGGCTGGCAGGCCACCCGCGATCGTTACCACGAACGCTATCCCGACCGCGCTGCGATGGGCCACCTCACGTTCTCCGATCTCGTCGTCACGCGCCTCGCCGACGATGCCGCAATCGTGTTTGGCCGCTGGCAATTGACGCGCGCCGCCGACGCTCCCCACGGCCTGTTTACGCTCACCGTGCGCAAGACCCCCGAGGGGTGGCGCATTTTTCAGGATCACACGTCTTCCGCCCTGCCCTGA
- a CDS encoding hybrid sensor histidine kinase/response regulator: protein MIDAPSPARHVTAMRARPTIFSRLVVLGLGVALPFVGVLGWGLYDQFRTDRATTLSELQLIRQVNERQLRAFAESARFKLRRLAAEDALRTNDPARIDERFREFVALHPEFLNLAYLNLTGHVIAAANIRPAPETSIADIPPIGAALRASDFYIGPAFARQIDGRWSCMIAQPVTNSAGQRIGSLLIPLNLTDLSTSVLTQPRSLLSSEVAVIDEQGSIVARQPEMTRYVGRKMPEFTRLAAALTDAPSVTLETHGTDGQPRTLSLSRIPGTPWFVYASVATPEILEDAWLNFWRTLIAIVALLTIGALLIARYARALARPVTALAEAARAQAAGRTDARAPVAGPAEIAGTAEAFNEMVSARQRAEAAVRASEQRFRIMANSAPVLIWTAAPDGSINFLNEGWLTFTGRSMEEEIGSGWSDGIHREDHDRALELYQRYFAQHEPFVIEYRLRRHDGEYRLLLDHGKPLLGPDQQFLGYIGVCVDITDLRRAEHERHLLQKNIQETQKLESLGVLAGGIAHDFNNLLTSILGYASLTRLDASLGTQSAQYLAQIERASLRAADLCKQMLAYAGKGRFVVQHVNLNELVEDTTQLLRVSVSKKASLRFALAAEPITIQADPTQMRQLVMNLVINASEAIGDRSGTIVVATGLVHADADYLARAHFARDLPVGEYCFLEVADDGSGMDRDTAARIFDPFFTTKFAGRGLGLAAVQGIVRGHQGAINVYSEPGRGTTFKVLFPAAVQAPDALRRISEPPLAWRGNGTILVVDDEEPVRLVLTDLLRSLGFESEQAEHGRRGLEIFRAHPGRFAAVLLDLTMPEMDGEETFRQLRALDPAVKVLLMSGFNQQEAVHRFVGKGLAGFVQKPFSLDTLCAELRRVLAKAP, encoded by the coding sequence ATGATTGACGCACCTTCGCCGGCCCGCCACGTCACCGCGATGCGCGCGCGCCCCACGATTTTTTCGCGGCTCGTCGTCCTCGGCCTCGGGGTCGCGCTCCCGTTCGTCGGCGTGCTCGGCTGGGGCCTCTATGATCAGTTCCGCACCGACCGCGCCACCACGTTGTCCGAGCTGCAACTCATCCGCCAGGTCAACGAACGCCAACTGCGCGCCTTCGCCGAATCCGCGCGTTTCAAACTCCGCCGCCTCGCGGCCGAGGATGCCCTGCGCACCAACGACCCCGCGCGCATCGACGAGCGATTTCGCGAGTTCGTCGCCCTCCACCCGGAGTTTCTCAACCTCGCTTATCTCAACCTCACCGGCCACGTCATTGCCGCGGCCAACATCCGCCCCGCCCCCGAGACGTCGATCGCCGACATCCCGCCCATCGGCGCCGCCCTGCGCGCGTCCGACTTTTACATCGGGCCCGCGTTCGCGCGTCAGATCGACGGCCGCTGGTCCTGCATGATCGCCCAACCGGTGACCAACTCCGCCGGCCAACGCATCGGCTCCCTCCTCATTCCGCTCAACCTCACCGACCTGTCCACCAGCGTGCTCACGCAGCCGCGCTCCCTTCTCAGCTCGGAGGTCGCCGTCATCGACGAACAGGGCTCCATCGTCGCCCGCCAGCCCGAGATGACGCGCTACGTCGGCCGCAAAATGCCCGAGTTCACCCGCCTCGCCGCCGCGCTCACCGACGCCCCTTCCGTCACCCTCGAGACGCATGGCACCGACGGCCAGCCGCGCACCCTTTCGCTCTCCCGCATCCCCGGCACGCCTTGGTTTGTCTACGCGTCCGTCGCCACCCCGGAAATTCTCGAAGATGCCTGGTTGAATTTCTGGCGCACGCTCATCGCCATCGTCGCCCTCCTCACCATCGGCGCCCTCCTCATTGCCCGCTACGCCCGCGCCCTCGCCCGCCCCGTCACCGCCCTCGCTGAAGCCGCCCGCGCGCAAGCCGCCGGCCGCACCGACGCCCGCGCCCCCGTCGCCGGCCCCGCCGAAATCGCCGGCACCGCCGAAGCGTTCAACGAAATGGTCTCCGCCCGCCAGCGCGCCGAAGCCGCCGTCCGTGCCAGCGAACAACGCTTCCGCATCATGGCCAACTCCGCCCCCGTCCTCATCTGGACCGCGGCGCCCGATGGCAGCATCAACTTCCTCAACGAGGGCTGGCTCACTTTCACCGGCCGCTCCATGGAGGAGGAAATCGGCTCCGGCTGGTCCGACGGCATTCACCGCGAAGATCACGACCGCGCGCTCGAGCTCTACCAACGCTACTTCGCGCAGCACGAACCCTTCGTCATCGAATACCGCCTGCGCCGCCACGACGGCGAATATCGCCTCCTCCTCGATCACGGCAAACCCCTCCTCGGCCCCGATCAACAATTCCTCGGCTACATCGGCGTCTGCGTTGACATCACCGATCTCCGGCGCGCCGAACACGAGCGCCACCTCCTTCAGAAAAACATTCAGGAAACGCAGAAACTCGAAAGCCTCGGCGTCCTCGCCGGCGGCATCGCGCACGATTTCAACAACCTCCTCACCAGCATCCTCGGCTACGCCAGTCTCACCCGTCTCGACGCCTCCCTCGGCACCCAGTCCGCCCAATACCTCGCCCAGATCGAACGCGCCTCGCTGCGCGCCGCCGACCTCTGCAAACAGATGCTCGCCTACGCCGGCAAGGGCCGCTTCGTCGTCCAGCACGTCAACCTCAACGAACTCGTCGAGGATACCACGCAACTCCTCCGCGTCTCTGTCAGCAAAAAGGCCTCCCTGCGTTTCGCCCTCGCCGCCGAACCCATCACCATCCAGGCCGACCCGACCCAGATGCGGCAACTGGTGATGAACCTCGTCATCAACGCCTCGGAGGCCATTGGCGACCGCTCCGGCACCATCGTCGTCGCCACCGGCTTGGTGCATGCCGATGCTGACTATCTCGCCCGCGCTCACTTCGCCCGCGATCTCCCCGTGGGCGAATATTGTTTTCTTGAGGTCGCCGACGACGGCAGCGGCATGGATCGCGACACCGCCGCACGCATTTTCGATCCGTTCTTCACCACCAAATTCGCCGGTCGCGGCCTCGGTCTCGCCGCCGTGCAGGGCATCGTCCGCGGCCATCAAGGCGCCATCAACGTTTACAGCGAACCCGGCCGCGGCACCACGTTCAAAGTCCTCTTCCCCGCCGCCGTCCAGGCACCCGATGCCCTGCGGCGCATCAGCGAACCGCCCCTCGCTTGGCGAGGCAACGGCACGATCCTCGTCGTCGATGATGAAGAGCCCGTCCGACTCGTGCTCACCGACTTGCTCCGCTCCCTCGGCTTCGAATCCGAGCAGGCCGAACACGGCCGCCGCGGCCTCGAAATCTTTCGCGCCCACCCCGGTCGCTTCGCCGCCGTCTTACTCGACCTCACGATGCCGGAAATGGATGGCGAGGAAACCTTCCGCCAGCTCCGCGCGCTGGACCCCGCCGTCAAAGTGCTTCTCATGAGCGGCTTTAACCAGCAGGAGGCCGTCCATCGCTTCGTCGGCAAAGGTCTTGCGGGCTTCGTGCAAAAACCGTTCTCGCTCGATACCCTCTGCGCCGAACTCCGCCGCGTCCTCGCGAAAGCGCCCTGA
- a CDS encoding M48 family metallopeptidase: MNEDRQQDFWSFFAAPAPLASGPRAAAERAFAEPVGAAPATETVSRGGVVYERSATAQRYRLTLRRDGVAVAVIPRRGSQREAEQFVAQQAAWLERARARQARRPRAAEVWTVGTRVLWRGELEEIRVAATGARPQVCLAADVFRVARIEGDLRATLEAQFARRAKIELPARTWELAAVTGVDVKHVTVRNQRSRWGSCSSGGTISLNWRLVQTPDFVRDYIVFHELMHLREMNHSARFWARVEEVCPAWREAEHWLKRNGSLVGL; encoded by the coding sequence GTGAACGAGGATCGACAGCAGGATTTCTGGTCTTTTTTCGCCGCGCCGGCGCCGTTGGCGTCCGGGCCGCGCGCGGCGGCGGAGCGGGCATTCGCGGAGCCAGTGGGGGCCGCGCCCGCGACAGAGACGGTGTCACGGGGGGGCGTGGTGTATGAGCGGAGTGCGACGGCGCAGCGTTACCGGTTGACGTTGCGGCGCGACGGCGTGGCGGTCGCGGTGATCCCGCGGCGGGGTTCGCAGCGGGAGGCGGAGCAGTTTGTGGCGCAGCAGGCAGCGTGGCTGGAGCGGGCGCGGGCAAGACAGGCGCGCCGGCCGCGCGCGGCCGAAGTCTGGACGGTGGGCACGCGGGTGTTGTGGCGGGGCGAACTGGAAGAGATCCGGGTGGCGGCGACGGGGGCGCGGCCGCAGGTGTGTCTGGCGGCGGACGTGTTTCGCGTGGCGCGGATCGAGGGGGATTTGCGGGCGACGCTGGAGGCGCAATTTGCGCGGCGGGCGAAGATCGAGCTGCCGGCGCGGACGTGGGAGCTGGCCGCGGTGACGGGCGTGGACGTGAAGCACGTGACGGTGCGCAATCAGCGTTCGCGGTGGGGTTCGTGTTCCAGCGGCGGGACGATTTCGCTCAACTGGCGGTTGGTGCAGACGCCGGATTTCGTGCGCGACTACATCGTGTTTCACGAATTGATGCACTTGCGGGAGATGAATCACTCGGCGCGTTTTTGGGCGCGCGTCGAGGAAGTCTGCCCGGCGTGGCGCGAGGCGGAGCACTGGCTCAAGCGCAACGGCAGCCTGGTCGGGCTGTGA
- a CDS encoding FKBP-type peptidyl-prolyl cis-trans isomerase: MPASPVRSFLYLLLLGVMLFTLALVVRSGMLARKNPGLPINAGMREALAEERPELTTHDALVIADKYGNAHKQESGLRYIPRAQGTGDAHPHAGQQLTVNYELHLLDGTFIDSSAQHGKPFVFTLGQHQVIAAWEETFPNMRKGEKRTLIVPYWLGYGVSGQPPAIPPRATLVFEVELVDFK; this comes from the coding sequence ATGCCCGCGTCCCCTGTTCGCAGTTTCCTCTATCTCCTCCTCCTCGGCGTGATGTTGTTCACCCTCGCGCTGGTGGTGCGCTCCGGGATGCTCGCCCGCAAAAACCCCGGCCTGCCGATCAACGCCGGCATGCGCGAAGCCCTCGCCGAAGAACGCCCCGAACTCACCACGCACGACGCCCTCGTGATCGCCGACAAATACGGCAACGCCCACAAACAGGAGTCCGGCCTCCGCTATATCCCGCGCGCCCAAGGCACCGGCGACGCTCATCCGCACGCCGGCCAGCAATTGACCGTCAACTACGAGCTCCACCTCCTCGACGGCACGTTCATCGACAGCTCCGCGCAGCACGGCAAACCGTTCGTCTTCACCCTCGGCCAACACCAGGTGATTGCCGCCTGGGAAGAAACTTTCCCCAACATGCGCAAAGGCGAGAAACGCACCCTCATCGTCCCTTACTGGCTGGGTTACGGCGTCTCCGGCCAGCCGCCCGCCATCCCGCCCCGCGCCACGCTCGTGTTCGAAGTCGAACTCGTCGATTTTAAGTAA
- a CDS encoding homocysteine S-methyltransferase family protein, translating to MADPLFPSASATADAARRAAVATAGLQALFAQRIAVLDGAMGSMIQTFGLDEAAYRGTRFADHSHDLRGDNDLLCLTRPDLIEQIHRDYFAAGADLVETNTFNATRISQADYRLESIVTDLNTAAVAVARRAALAAEAATPGRRCFVAGAIGPLNRTLSLSPDVNRPDFRAVTWDDVVAAYTEQIRALLTAGVDALLVETIFDTLNAKAALFAIESVFDAAGFRVPVMISVTITDASGRTLSGQTIDAFFHSIAHARPFSVGVNCALGGAAMRPYVEELARLAPCYVTCYPNAGLPNAFGGYDETPDQMAAILGEFAASGLVNLVGGCCGSTPDHIRAIAATVRAHAPRQVPPQSPALRLSGLEALTLA from the coding sequence ATGGCCGACCCGCTTTTTCCCTCCGCCTCCGCGACGGCCGACGCTGCCCGCCGCGCCGCGGTGGCCACCGCCGGACTGCAGGCGCTGTTCGCGCAACGCATCGCCGTTCTCGACGGCGCGATGGGCTCGATGATCCAGACGTTCGGGCTCGACGAAGCCGCTTACCGCGGCACCCGCTTCGCCGACCACTCGCACGATCTGCGCGGCGACAACGACCTCCTCTGCCTCACGCGCCCCGATCTTATCGAACAGATTCACCGCGACTATTTCGCCGCCGGCGCCGATCTCGTCGAGACCAACACCTTCAACGCCACGCGCATCTCCCAAGCCGATTACCGCCTCGAATCCATCGTCACCGATCTCAACACCGCCGCCGTCGCCGTCGCGCGCCGCGCGGCACTCGCCGCCGAAGCCGCCACACCGGGCCGCCGCTGTTTCGTCGCCGGCGCCATCGGTCCGCTCAACCGCACGCTTTCGCTTTCGCCCGACGTCAACCGCCCCGATTTCCGCGCCGTCACGTGGGACGACGTCGTGGCCGCCTACACGGAGCAAATCCGCGCGCTCCTCACCGCGGGCGTCGACGCGCTGCTGGTCGAAACGATCTTCGACACCCTCAACGCCAAAGCCGCGCTCTTCGCCATCGAAAGCGTTTTTGACGCCGCCGGTTTCCGCGTGCCCGTGATGATCTCCGTCACGATCACCGACGCCTCCGGTCGCACGCTTTCCGGCCAGACCATCGATGCGTTTTTCCACAGCATCGCGCACGCCCGTCCGTTTTCGGTCGGCGTCAACTGCGCCCTCGGCGGCGCCGCCATGCGCCCCTATGTCGAAGAACTCGCGCGTCTCGCGCCGTGCTACGTCACCTGTTATCCGAATGCCGGCCTGCCCAACGCGTTCGGCGGTTACGATGAAACGCCCGACCAGATGGCCGCGATCCTCGGCGAATTTGCCGCCTCCGGCCTGGTCAACCTCGTCGGCGGCTGCTGCGGGTCCACGCCGGATCATATTCGCGCCATCGCCGCCACCGTGCGCGCGCATGCCCCGCGGCAGGTTCCCCCTCAATCTCCCGCGCTCCGCCTCAGCGGCCTCGAAGCCCTCACACTCGCGTAA
- a CDS encoding peptidylprolyl isomerase, with the protein MKLPTALGLFALCFAATLPAAEPPPDGLYADIATPRGVITAELFFQQAPLTVANFVGLAEGTLGPAPRKPFYDGLLFHRVVPGFVIQAGDPLGTGEGGPGYAFPDEFVPGLRHDAAGILSMANDGPDTNGSQFFITLAPVNRLNYLHSVFGRVVSGAYVLPRIQPRDKIYAVRIRRVGAAADAFRVTEASFAALVARAKPYPAEKTPGPSAPFDDPDHLLPTDPPRAQAFNYKLANFERATGHRVRARLFAKYTPDTPAQRPGNFIHKIAEQLHVERDGLLAVYFADIDKWALWIGDDLVTRFVGQPGTAQQFTKSGAFHEAKQAFIAQARAAADAAFAAQKKAASADSPVPPAQHLKLETDAMLDGLIFFFEKP; encoded by the coding sequence ATGAAATTACCGACTGCGCTCGGTTTGTTCGCCCTCTGCTTCGCCGCCACCCTGCCCGCCGCTGAGCCGCCCCCCGACGGCCTTTACGCCGATATCGCCACCCCGCGTGGCGTCATCACCGCCGAACTTTTCTTTCAACAAGCCCCGCTCACCGTCGCCAATTTCGTCGGCCTCGCCGAAGGCACGCTCGGCCCCGCGCCCCGCAAACCGTTTTACGACGGCCTCCTTTTTCACCGCGTCGTGCCCGGCTTCGTCATCCAGGCGGGCGATCCCCTCGGCACGGGTGAAGGCGGGCCCGGCTATGCGTTTCCCGACGAATTCGTGCCCGGCCTCCGCCACGACGCCGCCGGCATCCTCTCGATGGCCAACGACGGGCCTGACACCAACGGCTCGCAATTCTTCATCACCCTCGCGCCCGTCAATCGCCTCAACTATCTGCACAGCGTCTTCGGCCGCGTCGTGAGCGGCGCCTACGTGCTGCCCCGCATCCAGCCGCGCGATAAAATCTACGCCGTGCGCATTCGCCGCGTCGGCGCGGCCGCGGACGCGTTTCGCGTCACCGAGGCCTCCTTCGCCGCCCTCGTCGCCCGCGCCAAACCCTACCCGGCGGAGAAAACACCCGGCCCCTCCGCGCCGTTCGACGACCCCGATCACCTGCTTCCCACCGACCCGCCGCGCGCGCAGGCCTTCAACTACAAGCTCGCCAACTTCGAACGCGCCACCGGGCACCGCGTCCGCGCGCGGCTCTTCGCGAAATACACGCCCGACACGCCCGCGCAACGCCCCGGCAACTTCATCCACAAAATCGCCGAACAGCTCCACGTCGAACGCGACGGCCTCCTCGCCGTCTACTTCGCCGACATCGACAAATGGGCCCTCTGGATCGGCGACGACCTCGTCACCCGCTTCGTCGGCCAGCCCGGCACCGCCCAGCAATTCACGAAGAGCGGCGCATTTCACGAAGCGAAGCAGGCGTTCATCGCGCAAGCCCGCGCCGCGGCCGACGCCGCCTTCGCGGCCCAGAAAAAAGCCGCGTCCGCCGACTCGCCCGTGCCGCCCGCGCAACACCTCAAACTCGAAACCGATGCCATGCTCGACGGCTTGATCTTCTTCTTCGAAAAACCATGA
- a CDS encoding TonB-dependent receptor plug domain-containing protein, whose amino-acid sequence MNPFSQSRLPGRLLLALPAVLLAPAANAQTPDAPQVLETFVTTGTRTPAAPQTLGSAVDTLTANELARRQIDSLAEALGGVPGAPLFASGAPGASASLFLRGANSNQTLFLVDGLRMNDPNTDYAVLLGGATLAPGDRIEVVRGPQSTLYGSDAVGGVVALTTGKGAGAPSAQVSAEAGSFGTVRGGVAAQGASGPAAYNVSVQAGHTDNARANNAFDGATTALRLDRTLSEHAAMGATLRWFHGDYGDPGDRFTDDPNNTVREDNVLGTLFADVKWGGAWQAHVILGGQDRRFVSDNPAPNPPYFSPAQTTVVKNRRAVLDAQTSFTGWDRHRVTGGATLEANHTVNTGFGDIDRRQSLWAVFAQDEFSPVDEVYLTTGLRHDDFDTFGGATTGRATVAWLVAGRTLKLRASYGTGFRAPGFLDLYGQSAYYVGNPDLKPEEARGGDVGVDYYLPGQRGVLSATAFQTDYRNLIVYDFTVYPSTVVNAGKARTRGIELSATVSWAGAIDARVGYTYLDAQNRVDGSRLLRRPRHGLNAEVSHDFGRGFTAGAGVAFAAQREDVDAASYLTIDAEDYTVARIFVTWQVSAALAVKARVENLLNEKYEAVNGYPARGAGAFGGVEWRF is encoded by the coding sequence ATGAACCCGTTCTCACAGTCCCGCCTGCCGGGACGGCTCCTTCTCGCTTTGCCCGCCGTGCTGCTGGCGCCGGCCGCCAACGCGCAAACGCCGGATGCGCCGCAGGTGCTCGAAACGTTCGTCACGACGGGCACCCGCACGCCGGCGGCGCCGCAAACGCTCGGCTCGGCGGTGGATACGCTCACCGCGAATGAGCTGGCGCGGCGGCAAATCGATTCGCTGGCGGAGGCGTTGGGCGGCGTGCCGGGGGCGCCGTTGTTCGCGTCGGGCGCGCCGGGTGCTTCGGCGTCGCTGTTCCTGCGCGGGGCGAATTCCAACCAGACGCTGTTTCTCGTCGATGGGCTGCGGATGAACGATCCGAATACCGACTACGCCGTGCTGCTGGGCGGAGCAACGCTGGCGCCGGGCGATCGGATCGAGGTGGTGCGCGGGCCGCAGAGCACGCTCTACGGGAGCGACGCGGTGGGCGGCGTGGTCGCGCTCACAACGGGGAAAGGCGCAGGCGCGCCGAGCGCCCAGGTGTCCGCCGAGGCGGGCAGTTTTGGGACGGTGCGGGGCGGCGTGGCGGCGCAGGGCGCCAGCGGGCCGGCGGCCTACAATGTTTCCGTGCAGGCCGGACACACGGACAACGCGCGGGCCAACAATGCGTTCGACGGAGCGACCACGGCGTTGCGGCTGGACCGGACGTTGAGCGAACACGCGGCGATGGGGGCGACGTTGCGGTGGTTTCACGGCGACTACGGCGATCCGGGCGATCGTTTCACGGACGATCCGAACAATACGGTGCGGGAGGACAACGTGCTCGGCACGCTGTTTGCGGATGTGAAATGGGGCGGAGCATGGCAGGCGCACGTGATTCTCGGCGGGCAGGACCGGCGGTTCGTCTCGGACAATCCGGCGCCGAATCCGCCGTATTTTTCCCCGGCGCAAACCACGGTGGTGAAAAACCGCCGCGCGGTGCTCGATGCGCAAACAAGTTTCACGGGTTGGGATCGGCATCGCGTGACGGGCGGGGCGACGCTTGAAGCGAATCACACGGTCAACACCGGTTTCGGTGACATCGATCGCCGCCAGTCGCTGTGGGCGGTGTTTGCCCAGGACGAATTTTCGCCGGTCGACGAGGTGTATCTGACGACGGGATTGCGTCACGACGACTTCGATACCTTCGGCGGGGCGACGACGGGACGCGCGACCGTGGCGTGGCTCGTGGCGGGGCGCACGCTCAAGCTGCGCGCGAGCTACGGCACAGGATTTCGCGCGCCAGGGTTCCTGGATCTCTACGGGCAGAGTGCGTATTACGTGGGCAACCCGGACTTAAAACCGGAAGAGGCGCGCGGTGGCGACGTGGGCGTCGATTACTATCTCCCGGGCCAACGCGGCGTGTTGAGCGCGACGGCGTTTCAAACGGATTATCGAAATCTGATCGTTTATGACTTCACGGTCTATCCGAGCACGGTGGTGAACGCTGGCAAAGCGCGGACGCGCGGCATCGAACTGAGTGCGACCGTGTCGTGGGCGGGCGCGATCGACGCGCGCGTGGGCTACACTTATCTGGACGCGCAAAATCGGGTGGATGGTTCGCGCTTGTTGCGGCGTCCGCGGCATGGGTTGAACGCGGAGGTCTCGCATGATTTCGGGCGCGGTTTCACGGCCGGTGCGGGTGTGGCGTTCGCGGCGCAACGCGAGGATGTGGACGCGGCGAGCTATCTGACGATCGATGCGGAGGACTACACGGTCGCGCGGATTTTTGTGACGTGGCAGGTGAGCGCCGCGCTGGCGGTTAAGGCGCGGGTGGAAAATCTGTTGAACGAAAAATACGAGGCGGTGAACGGCTATCCGGCGCGGGGCGCCGGGGCGTTCGGGGGCGTCGAGTGGCGGTTTTGA